ATTGAGCAAAAACTCTTTGACTGGAGCATTTAACCGCACTTCGCCGCCCCGTGCCGTGATGTAATCTACGATCGGCTGACACAGGCGTTCAGTTGGAGAACCATCCAAGAATGCCATCTTGGAACCGTTCTTTTCCTGGAGGAAGCGATTGAGAGCGGTGAGCAGTACTGTAGAAGAAATTTCATTGGGGTTAATAAAGTTCAGCGCCTTGGACATAGCGATGAATACTTCTTTTTCTACCCGCAAAGGGATGTTATGGTTTTTTAACCAATCCGACCATGAATATTTGTCCATTTCCTCGACATACTTCTGCCCCTTAATCATGGCAGGAATGAGTCCCAGCCCAAACTGGATCTTTTCTGGCCAGGTGAGCATATCGTTGTTGCCGAGAATTGCTGCAACTCCGTTAAACGGTGCCGGGATATCGGGAAAGTCAAAGCGAGAGTAGGTACCGGGGGCATCTGGTTGGTTAAAGATCATCGTGTGTTCTTTCCACTGCAACCGATCTTCGATGCCCAGTTCTTGGAAGAGCTGCAACATATTCGGGTATGCCCCGAAAAATATATGCAGTCCGGTTTCGTACCAGTCGCCGTCTGCGTCTTTCCATGCGGCAACTTTACCGCCCAGTACATCTCGGCGTTCCAATACTATCGGGGTGTAACCCGCATCCGTGAGATATTTGGCGCAGGAAAGTCCTGCTAGACCCGCTCCAGCGATCGCAACTCGCATTCGATGGTTCTACCCTTACTCGTGCTTGCGTCTTTGTCGTTCTCATTATAAGTTACAGTCCGTTACATTTTATCGCTGTTGCGGAATTGGGAAAAAAGATTTGTACCGCAAAGAAAATATGAGTGAAGGGAAAAGCGGCACTAACTCGCTGGTAAAATAAGCTTGACAAACGAAGCTTTATGTGTTTTGAGTGGGAAGCGATCGCCTCCCATTTATCTAGACGGACGAATCACGCGAATCAATTTTCCTTGCAAGCTTTCCTCAGCATAAATTGCTTCGTTAATACGTGCCGCCATTCGCTCTCTATTCGAGTCGTCTTTGCAAGCAATAATCCCAAAGTGTTCTGGTCGTAAGCGGTGAAGTCGGAAGAAATCTTCTCTATTTAAAGTCAAAACAGCGCGTTTTTCACTGACAGCAAATGCTAAAACTTCTTCATCGGGAATCTTAAGATTTGCCTTTCCTGCTTCCTGTACTGTCAAAACGTCGTGACCGAAACTTCGTAACAATTCTACTACCAGTCTTGGGAATTGTTCGTCTGCATAAAGACGCGCCATCAGTTAATCTTCCTCATTTTTGTCGATCGCTATTTCAATTTCGTTAGGAAAAGCTTCTGCATAAGCCCAAGCATTTGCTAAATCGGCAGCAGATAGAGTTGGATAGTCATATAATAATTGTTCTTCGCTGATACCT
The sequence above is a segment of the Aerosakkonema funiforme FACHB-1375 genome. Coding sequences within it:
- a CDS encoding DUF5615 family PIN-like protein; its protein translation is MARLYADEQFPRLVVELLRSFGHDVLTVQEAGKANLKIPDEEVLAFAVSEKRAVLTLNREDFFRLHRLRPEHFGIIACKDDSNRERMAARINEAIYAEESLQGKLIRVIRPSR
- the pds gene encoding 15-cis-phytoene desaturase: MRVAIAGAGLAGLSCAKYLTDAGYTPIVLERRDVLGGKVAAWKDADGDWYETGLHIFFGAYPNMLQLFQELGIEDRLQWKEHTMIFNQPDAPGTYSRFDFPDIPAPFNGVAAILGNNDMLTWPEKIQFGLGLIPAMIKGQKYVEEMDKYSWSDWLKNHNIPLRVEKEVFIAMSKALNFINPNEISSTVLLTALNRFLQEKNGSKMAFLDGSPTERLCQPIVDYITARGGEVRLNAPVKEFLLNEDGTVKGFLMRGLDGAADEILTADIYVSAMPVDPLKVMLPEQWKQMEFFQKLEGLEGVPVINLHLWFDRKLTDIDHLLFSRSHLLSVYADMSNTCREYANPDRSMLELVLAPAQDWISKSDAEIVAATMEELKKLFPDHFATDNPAKLLKYHVVKTPRSVYKATPGRQAHRPSQKTPIANFYLAGDFTMQRYLASMEGATLSGKLTAQAIAEAHPQTESQATKIPTISQPATNAATV